Below is a window of Cupriavidus sp. MP-37 DNA.
CTGCATGCCAGCGAAGAGAAATCGCGCTTCCTGGCCGCGGCCAGCCATGACCTGCGCCAGCCGGTGCATGCGCTGGTGATGCTGGTCGAGGCGCTGCGCGCGCGCAACCAGTCGAGCGCGCTGCATCCGCTGGTGGAGCAGGTGGCGGCGGGCACCCAGACCATCGACCTGCTGTTCCGCTCGCTGCTGGACCTGTCCAAGCTCGAAGGGCGCAAGGTGCTGCCGACGCTGGAACCGTGCGAGCTGGGCGCGCTGATCCGCGACGTGATGAGCCAGTTTGCCGCCGATGCGCGCGAAAGCGGGCTGACCCTGACCCCGCGCGTACCGGATGAGCTGTACGCGATGGCCGAACCGGTGCTGCTGCGCCGGGCACTGTTCAACCTGGTGCAGAACGCGCTGCGATATACCCAGCGCGGCGGCGTGCTGGTGACCGCGCGCCAGCGCCGCAAGAACGTGCGGCTGGAGGTGTGGGACACCGGCGCCGGGGTCACGCCCGAGCATCTGCCGGACATCTTCTCGCCGTACTACCAGGTCCATAACCCGCAGCGCGATCCGTCGCAGGGGCTGGGCCTGGGGCTGGCGATCTTCAAGGAATGCGTGCGGCTGATGCGGGGCACCTATGGCGTGCGCTCGGTGCCGGGCAAGGGCTCGGTGTTCTGGTTCGCGCTGGCGCCGGTGCCGGCCGAGACCGTCGCCAGCGTGCGCGAGATGCGCGCCATGGCGCAGGCCGAGGAGGCCAAGCCCGACCGGCTGCAGGGCACGGTGCTGGTGGTCGACGACGACAGCCAGATCCGCAAGGCCTGGATTGCGCTGATGGAGGCCTGGGGCATCCGCGTGGCCTGCGCCGCGCATGGTGCCGAGGCCGACAAGCTGTTTGCCCAGGGCCTGCGCCCGGACATCATCTTCTGCGACCTGCGCCTGCCCGGCAGCGAGAACGGCCTGGACCTGCTCGAGCGCTGGCAGAACACGCAGCCGCAGGCGCGCAGCGCATTGCTGACGGGGGATTTGAAATCCGCCGCGCTGGCCGCGGCGGAAGAGGCGGGATATTTCGTGCTGCCCAAGCCGGTGGATCCGGCCTCGCTGCGGATGCTGCTGCGGCGCTGGCTGCGGCCCGCCTAGGGCGAGCGGCGGGCGCTCCAGGCTGGCTGGGTAGGAAAAGGGCTCGCCTTACTGGCGCAGCCGGAACCGTTCCATGCGTGACATCACCTGCATGCGGGTGCGCACGCCCAGGCGCTGCAGGATGGCGGACACGTGTTCCTTGACGGTGTTTTCGGTCAGCCCCAGCCGCCGCGCGATCACCTTGTTGGGCAGGCCTTCCAGCACCAGCGCCAGCACCGAACCCTGGCGCGGCGTCAGGCCCAGTTCCGCGGGCGTGACCGGGATGCCGTGGGCCGGGCCGAACGATTGCGCGCGCCCGTTGAGGGCTTCATCGGTGGGGAAGGCGGTGTCGCCGGCCAGCACCTTGCGCACCGCGGCGGTGAAGGCATTGGCATCCAGGTGCTTGCCGACGAAGCCGCACGCCGACAGCGCGCGGGCGCGGCCGACGATTTCAGGCGTGGCCTCGGCCGACATGAAGATAAAGCGCGCACCCGGGATGACGGTCTTGAACGTCTGCATGGCATCGAAGCCGGTACCGTCGTTCAGCCAGATATCGAGCAGCACGATATCGGGGCGCAAGCCCTGCTGCAGGCTGGCCAGGGCCTCGCGGGCGCTGCCGGCGGCATGGACTGCCACATCCGGCATGACTTCGGCCAGAAAGGCGGTGGTCCCTGACAAGGCCATAGGATGATCATCGACCACCAACAACGTCGGTGCAGCGTTCGACATGCGAATTCCCGTTCAAATATCCCGTTTCGTCCTTGTTGTCACCTCTCCGGAGGACCTGTGTCATGCACAGGAATGGCGCGTGGACGTAGGGCCCACTCTATCAGAGGGGGCGAAGCGTCACAATCCGTCAATCGGGTGATAGGGCTTCGCTACCACAAGCGAGCGAATTGCCGCCTGTCCGGATTACGTGAATTAAGCACGTACTGGTTTGGCTTTACCGGAGTTTAGCGCCCGCCTTGGTAGAATTGCGCGATGAAAAAAATTGTTATCTTGATTTCCGGGCGAGGCTCCAATATGGAAGCCATCGTCCGTGCCTGCGCGAGCGGCGGCTGGCCCGCCCGCGTGGCGGCGGTGCTGTCGAACCGGCCGGACGCCGCGGGCTTGCAGTTTGCGCGCCAGCAAGGCATCGAAACCGGCGTGGTGGACCATCGCCAGCACCCCGACCGCGCCGCCTTCGACGCCGCGCTGGCCGAGGCCATCGACGCCCATGCGCCCGACCTGGTGGTGCTGGCGGGTTTCATGCGTATACTCACGCCCGGCTTTGTCGACCGCTACGCGGGGCGGCTGCTGAATATCCATCCGTCGCTGCTGCCATGCTTCCCCGGCCTGAATACCCACCAGCAGGCGCTGGATGCCGGTGTCAAGCTGCATGGCGCCACCGTGCATTTCGTGACACCGGAGCTGGATCATGGCCCGATCGTGATCCAGGCCGCGCTCGACGTGCTGCCGGCGGACACGCCCGCGACCCTGGCCGAGCGCCTGCTTGCGTGCGAGCACGTGATTTACCCCCGCGCCGTGCAGTGGTTCGTCGAGGACCGGCTGCAGCTCCACAACGGCGTTGTCAACGTTATCAACCCGGCCGAACCGCAATTGCTGATGGCCATCTCCGCCGCGACCCCGGCGGCAGGAGTCCAGGCATGAGCCGTACCCAGGCAGGCAACCGTTCCCCGCGCGGCGAGGGCCGCGCCCCCGCGCGCAGCAAGGGCAAGAGCAGCCCGATCCGCAAGTCGCCCCATGCCAGCGGTGCCAACGGCGCACCCACGCGCACGCATGGCGGCCTGCATGCCACCCACATCCAGCATATCGATCGCCTGCTGGGCAAGGTCATGCTGTTCGCGCGTCCCGCCGATGCGGTGGTCAGCTATTACTTCCGCGAGAACGCCAAGCTGGGCCACCGCGAGCGCGGCATCATTGCCGAAGCGATCTACGCGGTGCTGCGCCGGCGCGTCGAGTTTGCCCAGTTTGCCGAGAGCGGCACCGGCGCGGCCTCGCGCCGCCTGGCGCTGCTGGGGCTGGCGGCAACGCTGGGCCGCGATGCGCTGTCGCCGTTCCTGTATCCCGACGAAGCCGAGTGGCTGGACCGCCTGACCACCATCGAGCGCTCCAGCCTGGCGCCGCGCGTGCGCGCCAACCTGCCCGAGTGGCTGTACGACGAACTGGTGCGCCAGCATGGCGAAGCCTTTGCGGCGGCCCTGGGCGACGCCTGGCTGCGCCCGGCGCCGCTGGACCTGCGCGTCAACCTGGGCAAGACCAGCCGCGAGGCCGCGCTGGCCGAGCTGCAGGCCGCCGGCCTCGGCGCCGAGCCCACGCCGATGGCGCCGGCCGGCATCCGCATGACCGGCAAGCCGGCGCTGAACCAGCTGCCGATCTTCGTCAATGGCCTGGTCGAGGTGCAGGACGAAGGCAGCCAGCTGCTGTGCAGCCTGGTTGCGCCGCGGCGCGGCGAGATGGTGGTCGACTTCTGCGCCGGCGCGGGCGGCAAGACCCTGGCGCTGGGCGCGGCGATGCGCTCGACCGGCCGGCTCTACGCCTTCGACGTATCGGAAAAACGCCTGGCCAACCTGAAGCCGCGGCTGGCGCGCAGCGGCCTGTCGAACGTCCATCCGGTGCTGATCGACTCGGAACGCGACGCCAAGATCAAGCGCCTGGCCGGCAAGGCCGACCGCGTGCTGGTGGACGCGCCGTGCAGTGGCCTGGGCACGCTGCGCCGCAATCCCGACCTGAAGTGGCGGCAATCGCCGGAGTCGGTGCTGGAACTGACCGCCAAGCAGACTGCGATCCTCGATTCCGCGGCGCGCCTGGTCAAAGGCGGCGGCCGCGTGGTCTACGCCACCTGCAGCGTGCTGGAAGCCGAAAACGAGCAGATCGTGCGCGACTTCCTTGCGGCGCACCCCAACTTCCGCCTGGTGCCGGCCGCCGAAGTGCTGGCCGAGCAGAAGATCGAAGTGCCGGGCCTGCCGGACAACGGCATGTTCGCCTTGTACCCGCACCTGCACCAGACCGATGGCTTCTTTGCCGCGGTGCTGGAGCGCACCAGCTGATCGCGGTTCCCAGCCGCGCCGCCCGCCGCGCGCGCGGGCGGCCCACACTGACTCTGCACCATGAACGGTGAAACCCTGTCCGACCTCGGCGGCCTGAAGGACCTGAAAGCCTCGCATTCGATGTTCGGCAAGATGCTGGACGACCTGATCCGCGATGCCGGCGGCCCCGGCTTTTTCTGGCAATGGCTGGTGCTGGCCGGCTGCCTGCTGGTGGCCTGGCCGCTGGCACGCCTGGTGGTGCGGCGGCTGGAGGCACGCTACGAAGATTCGAGCTTCTCGGTGCGCTTTGCCGCCGCCAGCCTCGAGCGCGCGATGTTTCCGCTCGCCGGCTGGGCGCTGGTGCTGGTGGCCCGCTTCGCGCTCGCGCCGCTGATCCCGGTCAGCGTGCTGCGGCTGGCGTTGGTGCCGCTGTTCGGCATCACCGCGCTGAACTTCACCTTCTACGTGCTGCGCCGCGTGATGTCCGGCAGCGGCCAGTTGCACGGCATGCTGCTGCTGGTGGAAAAGGTGCTGACCACGCTGGTGTGGATCGGCATGGCCCTGTACGTGCTGGGCGTGCTCGGCGACGTGGTGGGCTGGATGGAGAGCGTGCGCTTCTCCATCGGCGGCAAGCAGAAGATCAGCGTGGCCGAGACCCTGATGGCGGTGGTCTGGATCCTGCTGACGGTGCTGGTGGCGCTGTGGTTCGGCTCGTGGCTGGAAGAGCGGCTGATGCGTTCGGCCAACCTCGACGGCAACCTGAAGGTGGTGCTGACGCGGATTTCCAAGGCCTTGCTGCTGCTGGTGTCGCTGCTGCTGAGCCTGTCGCTGGTGGGCATCGACCTGACCGTGCTGTCGGTCTTCGGCGGCGCACTCGGCGTGGGCCTGGGGCTGGGTCTGCAGAAGATCGCCAGCAATTACATCTCGGGCTTCATTATCCTGCTGGACCGCTCGGTCAAGCTCGGCGACCAGATCACGGTGGACAAGTACACCGGCATCGTGTCGCAGATCCGTACCCGCTACACCGTGGTGCGCAACGGCGACGGCGAGACGCTGGTGCCGAACGAGCAGCTGGTGGCGCAGTCGGTGCAGAACCATTCGTTCTCGAATACCAACGTGCGCGTGGCGACACGCGTGCAGGTCGACTACAGCGCCGATCCCGAGACCGTGATCGCGCTGCTGACCGAATGCGTGCGCCAACTGCCGCGCGTGCTGCCGGATCCGGAGCCGGCGGCGTTCCTGGTGCTGTTCGCCGACAGCGGCATCGAGTACGAAGTCGCGGTGTTCGTGGCCGATCCGCAAAACGGCAAGCTGGGGGTGCAGTCGGCAATGAACCGCGCCATCTG
It encodes the following:
- the purN gene encoding phosphoribosylglycinamide formyltransferase, translated to MKKIVILISGRGSNMEAIVRACASGGWPARVAAVLSNRPDAAGLQFARQQGIETGVVDHRQHPDRAAFDAALAEAIDAHAPDLVVLAGFMRILTPGFVDRYAGRLLNIHPSLLPCFPGLNTHQQALDAGVKLHGATVHFVTPELDHGPIVIQAALDVLPADTPATLAERLLACEHVIYPRAVQWFVEDRLQLHNGVVNVINPAEPQLLMAISAATPAAGVQA
- a CDS encoding RsmB/NOP family class I SAM-dependent RNA methyltransferase, with protein sequence MSRTQAGNRSPRGEGRAPARSKGKSSPIRKSPHASGANGAPTRTHGGLHATHIQHIDRLLGKVMLFARPADAVVSYYFRENAKLGHRERGIIAEAIYAVLRRRVEFAQFAESGTGAASRRLALLGLAATLGRDALSPFLYPDEAEWLDRLTTIERSSLAPRVRANLPEWLYDELVRQHGEAFAAALGDAWLRPAPLDLRVNLGKTSREAALAELQAAGLGAEPTPMAPAGIRMTGKPALNQLPIFVNGLVEVQDEGSQLLCSLVAPRRGEMVVDFCAGAGGKTLALGAAMRSTGRLYAFDVSEKRLANLKPRLARSGLSNVHPVLIDSERDAKIKRLAGKADRVLVDAPCSGLGTLRRNPDLKWRQSPESVLELTAKQTAILDSAARLVKGGGRVVYATCSVLEAENEQIVRDFLAAHPNFRLVPAAEVLAEQKIEVPGLPDNGMFALYPHLHQTDGFFAAVLERTS
- a CDS encoding response regulator transcription factor, which produces MSNAAPTLLVVDDHPMALSGTTAFLAEVMPDVAVHAAGSAREALASLQQGLRPDIVLLDIWLNDGTGFDAMQTFKTVIPGARFIFMSAEATPEIVGRARALSACGFVGKHLDANAFTAAVRKVLAGDTAFPTDEALNGRAQSFGPAHGIPVTPAELGLTPRQGSVLALVLEGLPNKVIARRLGLTENTVKEHVSAILQRLGVRTRMQVMSRMERFRLRQ
- a CDS encoding hybrid sensor histidine kinase/response regulator, whose product is MKALTYRFFSRLLPRGLPQSSAQLDVETRAKLMAIVHKNAPTAIVASVLLPALTTIGFWNDVSRAALLGWCAVMLLLTTGGLWFYIGYQRDHALMSRSAHTRKWWNNMRAVAFLTGVTWGSSALLHLYTGSPVFSSVLYLLTLGVLAGGAVSQAPVPSNLVYAGVPILVPNLLMAEFAFPGHGVYVQGLLAIYALMLSRHAFNLQVTLVRAIQLEGDSRRLAKQFQDEKERALHASEEKSRFLAAASHDLRQPVHALVMLVEALRARNQSSALHPLVEQVAAGTQTIDLLFRSLLDLSKLEGRKVLPTLEPCELGALIRDVMSQFAADARESGLTLTPRVPDELYAMAEPVLLRRALFNLVQNALRYTQRGGVLVTARQRRKNVRLEVWDTGAGVTPEHLPDIFSPYYQVHNPQRDPSQGLGLGLAIFKECVRLMRGTYGVRSVPGKGSVFWFALAPVPAETVASVREMRAMAQAEEAKPDRLQGTVLVVDDDSQIRKAWIALMEAWGIRVACAAHGAEADKLFAQGLRPDIIFCDLRLPGSENGLDLLERWQNTQPQARSALLTGDLKSAALAAAEEAGYFVLPKPVDPASLRMLLRRWLRPA
- a CDS encoding mechanosensitive ion channel family protein, producing the protein MNGETLSDLGGLKDLKASHSMFGKMLDDLIRDAGGPGFFWQWLVLAGCLLVAWPLARLVVRRLEARYEDSSFSVRFAAASLERAMFPLAGWALVLVARFALAPLIPVSVLRLALVPLFGITALNFTFYVLRRVMSGSGQLHGMLLLVEKVLTTLVWIGMALYVLGVLGDVVGWMESVRFSIGGKQKISVAETLMAVVWILLTVLVALWFGSWLEERLMRSANLDGNLKVVLTRISKALLLLVSLLLSLSLVGIDLTVLSVFGGALGVGLGLGLQKIASNYISGFIILLDRSVKLGDQITVDKYTGIVSQIRTRYTVVRNGDGETLVPNEQLVAQSVQNHSFSNTNVRVATRVQVDYSADPETVIALLTECVRQLPRVLPDPEPAAFLVLFADSGIEYEVAVFVADPQNGKLGVQSAMNRAIWRTLREHGISIPYPQRELRVMHETLPGPGAPKANPLAEAANAS